One window of the Candidatus Neomarinimicrobiota bacterium genome contains the following:
- a CDS encoding rRNA pseudouridine synthase → MRLNKFIAQAGIASRREADKLIKGATVTINGVVEVNPAYDVQVSDDVRYDNARIKPESNIRIILLNKPEGYITTVKDPMRRKTVMDLIQTEERLFPVGRLDKDSTGLLLLTNDGALANKLMHPKNRIPRIYKVVIDKVFRGWEVKRLATRVYIGQKEWGRAEVVEQQQVKGRATVLLRLYQGKKREVRRMMYRMKRKLFSLDRIQFGPIELGNIARGAWRDLNESELKALDKLNS, encoded by the coding sequence ATGCGTTTAAATAAATTTATAGCCCAAGCTGGTATCGCCTCTAGGCGAGAAGCGGATAAATTGATAAAAGGTGCCACTGTTACGATCAATGGTGTGGTGGAGGTAAACCCCGCCTATGATGTTCAAGTTTCCGATGATGTTCGATATGACAATGCTCGTATTAAACCGGAATCAAATATAAGAATCATCCTATTAAATAAGCCCGAAGGATATATTACTACGGTGAAAGATCCCATGCGGCGAAAGACGGTGATGGATCTAATTCAGACGGAAGAACGCCTATTCCCCGTTGGCCGTTTAGATAAAGATTCCACTGGGTTATTATTATTGACGAATGATGGTGCATTGGCGAACAAACTTATGCATCCGAAGAATAGAATTCCCAGAATTTATAAAGTTGTAATTGATAAAGTATTCCGCGGTTGGGAAGTTAAACGCTTGGCAACTAGAGTATATATTGGACAGAAAGAATGGGGTAGAGCAGAAGTTGTTGAACAGCAACAAGTGAAAGGCCGTGCGACAGTATTATTGCGTCTTTACCAAGGGAAAAAGAGGGAAGTTCGGCGAATGATGTACAGGATGAAAAGAAAACTGTTCAGTTTAGACCGAATTCAGTTCGGTCCAATTGAACTTGGAAACATTGCTCGTGGTGCATGGCGGGACTTAAATGAGAGTGAACTAAAGGCACTTGATAAACTTAATTCCTGA
- a CDS encoding (d)CMP kinase, giving the protein MIVAIDGPAATGKSTSAKLVAQKLSFTYLDTGAMYRCVTLAVLRDQISLDDERAFEQLLKSMNIQLDKTDDRLVVHLNGEDVSTEIRKAKVTSQVSAVSALPQVRSALVDFQRNIAKDQNCVMEGRDIGTVVFPNAEFKFFLIADDKIRAERRQLDLLAIGEKKSIDELVEEIRQRDALDSGRSHSPLRKADDAIEVDTSKMTINEQVDFMVNKVKTLTIGN; this is encoded by the coding sequence ATGATTGTCGCCATAGACGGACCTGCAGCAACAGGAAAAAGTACATCAGCTAAATTAGTGGCCCAGAAATTGAGCTTCACTTATTTAGACACAGGTGCTATGTATCGATGCGTTACATTGGCTGTTTTGAGGGATCAGATTTCTTTGGATGATGAGAGAGCTTTTGAGCAATTGCTCAAAAGTATGAATATCCAACTCGATAAAACTGACGACCGTTTGGTCGTTCATTTAAACGGGGAAGATGTTTCAACTGAAATCCGAAAAGCTAAAGTTACCTCCCAGGTGAGCGCCGTGAGTGCGCTACCCCAAGTTCGGTCTGCTTTAGTTGATTTCCAGAGAAATATTGCGAAAGATCAAAATTGTGTCATGGAAGGCCGGGATATAGGAACTGTTGTGTTTCCCAATGCCGAATTCAAATTTTTCCTGATTGCAGATGATAAGATTCGGGCGGAAAGACGCCAATTGGATTTATTAGCAATTGGAGAGAAAAAATCTATTGATGAGTTGGTTGAAGAAATTCGCCAACGGGATGCTCTGGATTCAGGACGATCCCATTCACCATTACGAAAAGCCGATGACGCTATCGAAGTGGACACATCTAAAATGACAATCAATGAGCAGGTTGACTTTATGGTCAACAAAGTAAAAACATTAACAATAGGAAACTAA
- the rpsA gene encoding 30S ribosomal protein S1, with the protein MSETIQEPVVEQTNDSPELAVSAEIVDEAPTTSNGADAPGKDVPKPELNYLASDLFNEVRQVSLEELMSSAVIEEVSQEEQDRYLSTFSEINEREIVTGRVIGMNEKEILIDIGFKSEGVIHRDEFTEDTLPEVGEKLDVYLERMEDESGKTVLSKEKADFLRRWTQLREIHETGEIISGRIVRRIKGGMVVDLEGVQAFLPGSQIDVRPVKDFDKYIDTEMELRVVKFNEFRKNVVVSHKAILEESLAEQQDELFEKLEVGNVMEGRVKNITDFGVFIDLGGIDGLLHITDLSWGRVNHPSELIGMDDTLTIKIIDFDKEKKRVSLGLKQLTPHPWENLEDRYPEGTKISGKIVSLTNYGAFVEIEPGVEGLVHVSEMSWTRHIKNPSEMFSLGDEVEAVVLAINAEERKISLGAKQLQADPWDQIEEKYMVGTIVKGKVINLTQFGAFVELEEGIDGLIHVSDLSWTKVVRHPKEIIEKGQTVEVRVLEVSRESRRIALGLKQVEEDPWPELVKQFETGKEIEGEVVRVLDKGIILMLDQDVEGIIPFGRQPKRQRKALSSKYKAGQKMSGVVMEVKPDDKKVVLYVEELSSDKPGKVDEVQEYLESQDEPEGEKIEIPTGATEKTEGDTEAVEE; encoded by the coding sequence ATGAGTGAAACAATACAAGAACCTGTCGTTGAACAGACCAATGATTCTCCTGAATTAGCGGTCAGCGCTGAAATAGTGGACGAAGCGCCTACGACTTCTAACGGAGCTGATGCTCCTGGCAAGGATGTGCCAAAACCAGAATTAAATTACTTGGCTTCAGATTTATTTAATGAAGTGCGCCAAGTATCCCTCGAGGAACTAATGAGCTCCGCGGTAATTGAAGAGGTCTCACAGGAAGAACAAGATAGGTATTTATCGACTTTTTCAGAAATAAATGAACGTGAAATCGTAACCGGCCGTGTCATCGGGATGAATGAAAAAGAGATACTGATTGATATCGGTTTTAAATCTGAAGGTGTCATCCACCGAGATGAATTCACTGAAGACACCCTTCCTGAAGTGGGTGAAAAACTGGATGTTTACCTTGAGCGCATGGAAGATGAAAGTGGAAAAACTGTTCTTTCAAAAGAAAAAGCAGATTTTCTTCGTCGATGGACCCAACTCCGTGAAATTCACGAAACCGGTGAAATCATCAGTGGTCGCATTGTTCGTCGAATTAAAGGTGGTATGGTTGTGGATTTAGAAGGTGTTCAAGCCTTCTTACCTGGATCGCAAATTGACGTTCGCCCTGTAAAGGATTTTGATAAATATATTGATACCGAAATGGAATTGCGGGTTGTGAAATTCAATGAATTCCGTAAAAATGTAGTTGTGTCCCACAAAGCGATTCTTGAAGAAAGTCTGGCTGAACAGCAGGACGAATTATTCGAGAAGTTGGAAGTGGGCAATGTCATGGAAGGCCGCGTTAAAAATATTACCGATTTTGGTGTATTTATTGACCTTGGCGGTATCGACGGCTTGCTCCACATTACCGACCTTAGCTGGGGCCGCGTTAATCATCCATCAGAATTAATTGGTATGGATGATACACTTACTATTAAGATCATAGATTTTGATAAAGAGAAAAAACGCGTTTCATTGGGGCTCAAACAACTGACGCCACATCCTTGGGAGAATTTAGAAGATCGCTATCCTGAAGGAACCAAGATTAGTGGAAAAATTGTCAGCTTAACCAACTACGGTGCATTCGTTGAAATTGAACCGGGAGTTGAAGGATTGGTCCATGTTTCAGAAATGTCTTGGACTCGCCATATTAAAAACCCATCAGAAATGTTTTCACTGGGTGATGAAGTTGAAGCAGTTGTATTGGCTATCAATGCTGAAGAACGAAAAATCAGTTTGGGTGCTAAGCAACTCCAAGCAGATCCATGGGATCAGATTGAAGAAAAATATATGGTTGGGACAATTGTGAAAGGAAAAGTCATTAATCTGACTCAATTTGGCGCTTTTGTTGAATTGGAAGAAGGTATTGATGGCTTAATCCATGTTTCTGATTTGTCTTGGACAAAAGTAGTTCGTCATCCAAAGGAAATTATTGAAAAAGGCCAAACGGTCGAAGTTCGCGTATTAGAAGTTTCCCGTGAAAGCAGACGCATTGCCCTTGGACTGAAACAAGTGGAAGAAGACCCATGGCCAGAATTGGTAAAACAATTTGAAACAGGGAAAGAAATAGAAGGTGAAGTGGTTCGCGTACTGGATAAAGGCATAATTTTAATGCTGGATCAGGATGTGGAGGGAATAATTCCTTTTGGTCGCCAACCCAAACGCCAGCGCAAAGCGCTTTCTTCCAAGTACAAAGCCGGTCAAAAAATGAGTGGTGTTGTTATGGAAGTTAAACCGGACGATAAAAAAGTTGTTCTTTACGTAGAAGAACTGAGTAGCGATAAACCGGGTAAGGTTGATGAAGTTCAGGAATATCTTGAAAGCCAAGATGAGCCTGAAGGTGAAAAAATCGAAATACCCACTGGTGCTACAGAAAAAACTGAAGGCGATACTGAGGCGGTGGAGGAATAA